The Streptomyces sp. RKND-216 genomic sequence GCCTCGCTCATCTGGTCGGTTCTGATCATCGCGGTGTTCCGGACGCTGGCGGTGCGGAAGTACAAGTCCGCCTCCGGCTGACCGGGCCGAGGTACGCGCGAGGGGCCCGGACGCCGCGTGCGGCGTCCGGGCCCCTCGCCATGTCCGTGGTGGCGGCACTCAGCCCTGGTAGGGCTTGGCCTCCAGGATGCGCACCGACGCCATCTTCCCGTTCGGCAGCTCGTACTCGGCGTCCTCGCCGACCTTCTTGCCGTTCACGCCGTTCCCCAGCGGGGACTGCGGGGAGTACGTCTCCACGTCGGCGCTGGCGTACTCACGGGAGGCGAGCAGGAACGTCAGCGTGTCGTCCTCGTCGCCGTCGAACGCGATCGTCACCACCATGCCGGGGGCGACCACACCCGTGTCCGCCGGGGCCTCGCCCACCTTGGCCGTCTCGAGCAGCTGCGTCAGCTGCCGCACGCGCAGCTCCTGCTTGCCCTGCTC encodes the following:
- the greA gene encoding transcription elongation factor GreA, with the translated sequence MTQTSDNVTWLTQEAYSQLKAELEYLSGPARTEIAKKIEAAREEGDLRENGGYHAAKEEQGKQELRVRQLTQLLETAKVGEAPADTGVVAPGMVVTIAFDGDEDDTLTFLLASREYASADVETYSPQSPLGNGVNGKKVGEDAEYELPNGKMASVRILEAKPYQG